One Cucumis sativus cultivar 9930 chromosome 1, Cucumber_9930_V3, whole genome shotgun sequence DNA segment encodes these proteins:
- the LOC101204350 gene encoding zinc-finger homeodomain protein 9, producing MDGENSNYHYRECLRNHAASLGSYATDGCGEFTLDDSSSPANLLHCAACGCHRNFHRKVTYIAGGGRSSAATATDDDLMDYDRHAVVEYAAADTERSGGGSKKRFRTKFTADQKEKMLAFAEKLGWKLQRKDLDDEIERFCRSVGVTRQVFKVWMHNHKNSFSSNSASTGNASSLTQ from the coding sequence atggaCGGAGAAAACTCAAACTATCATTACAGAGAATGCCTTCGGAACCATGCAGCCAGTCTCGGCAGTTACGCCACCGACGGCTGCGGTGAATTCACTCTCGACGACTCTTCTTCTCCAGCCAACCTCCTCCACTGCGCGGCCTGTGGCTGCCACCGTAACTTCCACCGCAAAGTCACCTACATCGCCGGAGGTGGCCGCTCCTCCGCCGCTACCGCCACCGACGACGACCTCATGGATTACGACCGCCACGCTGTCGTCGAGTACGCCGCTGCCGACACCGAGAGGAGCGGCGGCGGAAGTAAAAAACGGTTCCGTACGAAGTTCACGGCGGATCAGAAAGAGAAGATGTTGGCATTTGCGGAGAAATTAGGTTGGAAATTGCAGAGGAAAGATCTGGACGATGAGATCGAGAGGTTTTGCCGGAGCGTGGGAGTCACTCGCCAAGTTTTTAAGGTTTGGATGCATAATCATaagaattctttttcttctaattctgCATCCACTGGAAATGCCTCTTCTCTAACACAGTAA